One window of Cydia pomonella isolate Wapato2018A chromosome 7, ilCydPomo1, whole genome shotgun sequence genomic DNA carries:
- the LOC133519899 gene encoding band 7 protein AGAP004871-like isoform X3, which translates to MPENCDTGTSCAITIQMPNPEAVGCVERFATFMSLLLVIITFPFSLFECFKVVQEFERAVIFRLGRLRKGGARGPGLFFVLPCIDTYRKVDLRTVSFDVPPQEVLTRDSVTVAVDAVVYYRIKEPLNAVVRVADYSASTRLLAATTLRNVLGMRDLAQLLSDREAISHMMQANLDEATDPWGVEVERVEIKDVRLPVQLQRAMAAEAEADREARAKIIAAEGEIKASRALKEASLVMIDNPMALQLRYLQSLNTISAEKNSTIIFPFPMDFLKTFLGVPGPSNPSLPI; encoded by the exons ATGCCTGAAA ATTGTGATACGGGTACTTCTTGCGCAATCACGATACAAATGC CCAACCCGGAGGCGGTGGGCTGCGTGGAGCGGTTCGCGACCTTCATGTCTCTGCTCCTGGTCATCATCACATTCCCGTTCTCGCTGTTTGAGTGTTTTAAG GTGGTGCAGGAGTTTGAACGAGCCGTGATATTCAGGCTCGGCCGATTGAGAAAAGGCGGCGCGAGAGGCCCCGGATTATTTTTTGTGCTGCCATGTATAGACACCTATAGGAAGGTGGACTTAAGAACTGTGTCTTTTGATGTGCCACCTCAAGAA GTTTTAACGAGAGACTCCGTGACAGTAGCTGTAGACGCCGTAGTGTACTACAGGATAAAGGAGCCTTTGAACGCAGTAGTCCGGGTGGCGGACTACAG CGCATCCACAAGACTGTTGGCTGCGACGACGTTGCGCAATGTGCTGGGCATGCGCGACCTGGCGCAGCTGCTGTCCGACCGAGAAGCCATCAGCCACATGATGCAAGCAAATCTGGATGAGGCCACGGATCCCTGGGGTGTTGAGGTGGAGCGTGTGGAAAT CAAAGACGTGAGGCTACCAGTGCAACTGCAACGTGCAATGGCGGCCGAAGCCGAAGCAGATCGCGAGGCACGCGCCAAGATCATCGCGGCTGAAGGCGAGATCAAAGCCTCCAGGGCACTGAAAGAGGCCTCACTAGTCATGATTGATAACCCTATGGCCCTTCAG CTCCGGTATCTCCAGTCACTGAATACCATTTCAGCGGAGAAAAACTCTACAATAATATTTCCATTCCCAATGGATTTCCTGAAGACATTCTTAGGAGTTCCTGGTCCAAGCAATCCATCATTAcccatataa
- the LOC133519899 gene encoding band 7 protein AGAP004871-like isoform X1 — MRRELRTMSTRRDNIPSHCDTGTSCAITIQMPNPEAVGCVERFATFMSLLLVIITFPFSLFECFKVVQEFERAVIFRLGRLRKGGARGPGLFFVLPCIDTYRKVDLRTVSFDVPPQEVLTRDSVTVAVDAVVYYRIKEPLNAVVRVADYSASTRLLAATTLRNVLGMRDLAQLLSDREAISHMMQANLDEATDPWGVEVERVEIKDVRLPVQLQRAMAAEAEADREARAKIIAAEGEIKASRALKEASLVMIDNPMALQLRYLQSLNTISAEKNSTIIFPFPMDFLKTFLGVPGPSNPSLPI, encoded by the exons ATGCGCAGGGAACTAAGAACGATGAGTACTAGACGTGACAATATACCCAGTC ATTGTGATACGGGTACTTCTTGCGCAATCACGATACAAATGC CCAACCCGGAGGCGGTGGGCTGCGTGGAGCGGTTCGCGACCTTCATGTCTCTGCTCCTGGTCATCATCACATTCCCGTTCTCGCTGTTTGAGTGTTTTAAG GTGGTGCAGGAGTTTGAACGAGCCGTGATATTCAGGCTCGGCCGATTGAGAAAAGGCGGCGCGAGAGGCCCCGGATTATTTTTTGTGCTGCCATGTATAGACACCTATAGGAAGGTGGACTTAAGAACTGTGTCTTTTGATGTGCCACCTCAAGAA GTTTTAACGAGAGACTCCGTGACAGTAGCTGTAGACGCCGTAGTGTACTACAGGATAAAGGAGCCTTTGAACGCAGTAGTCCGGGTGGCGGACTACAG CGCATCCACAAGACTGTTGGCTGCGACGACGTTGCGCAATGTGCTGGGCATGCGCGACCTGGCGCAGCTGCTGTCCGACCGAGAAGCCATCAGCCACATGATGCAAGCAAATCTGGATGAGGCCACGGATCCCTGGGGTGTTGAGGTGGAGCGTGTGGAAAT CAAAGACGTGAGGCTACCAGTGCAACTGCAACGTGCAATGGCGGCCGAAGCCGAAGCAGATCGCGAGGCACGCGCCAAGATCATCGCGGCTGAAGGCGAGATCAAAGCCTCCAGGGCACTGAAAGAGGCCTCACTAGTCATGATTGATAACCCTATGGCCCTTCAG CTCCGGTATCTCCAGTCACTGAATACCATTTCAGCGGAGAAAAACTCTACAATAATATTTCCATTCCCAATGGATTTCCTGAAGACATTCTTAGGAGTTCCTGGTCCAAGCAATCCATCATTAcccatataa
- the LOC133519899 gene encoding stomatin-4-like isoform X5, which translates to MRRELRTMSTRRDNIPSHCDTGTSCAITIQMPNPEAVGCVERFATFMSLLLVIITFPFSLFECFKVVQEFERAVIFRLGRLRKGGARGPGLFFVLPCIDTYRKVDLRTVSFDVPPQEVLTRDSVTVAVDAVVYYRIKEPLNAVVRVADYSASTRLLAATTLRNVLGMRDLAQLLSDREAISHMMQANLDEATDPWGVEVERVEISGISSH; encoded by the exons ATGCGCAGGGAACTAAGAACGATGAGTACTAGACGTGACAATATACCCAGTC ATTGTGATACGGGTACTTCTTGCGCAATCACGATACAAATGC CCAACCCGGAGGCGGTGGGCTGCGTGGAGCGGTTCGCGACCTTCATGTCTCTGCTCCTGGTCATCATCACATTCCCGTTCTCGCTGTTTGAGTGTTTTAAG GTGGTGCAGGAGTTTGAACGAGCCGTGATATTCAGGCTCGGCCGATTGAGAAAAGGCGGCGCGAGAGGCCCCGGATTATTTTTTGTGCTGCCATGTATAGACACCTATAGGAAGGTGGACTTAAGAACTGTGTCTTTTGATGTGCCACCTCAAGAA GTTTTAACGAGAGACTCCGTGACAGTAGCTGTAGACGCCGTAGTGTACTACAGGATAAAGGAGCCTTTGAACGCAGTAGTCCGGGTGGCGGACTACAG CGCATCCACAAGACTGTTGGCTGCGACGACGTTGCGCAATGTGCTGGGCATGCGCGACCTGGCGCAGCTGCTGTCCGACCGAGAAGCCATCAGCCACATGATGCAAGCAAATCTGGATGAGGCCACGGATCCCTGGGGTGTTGAGGTGGAGCGTGTGGAAAT CTCCGGTATCTCCAGTCACTGA
- the LOC133519899 gene encoding band 7 protein AGAP004871-like isoform X6: MRVTLHFSRHMDFGCYDKNSGEVECYLEIHCDTGTSCAITIQMPNPEAVGCVERFATFMSLLLVIITFPFSLFECFKVVQEFERAVIFRLGRLRKGGARGPGLFFVLPCIDTYRKVDLRTVSFDVPPQEVLTRDSVTVAVDAVVYYRIKEPLNAVVRVADYSASTRLLAATTLRNVLGMRDLAQLLSDREAISHMMQANLDEATDPWGVEVERVEIKDVRLPVQLQRAMAAEAEADREARAKIIAAEGEIKASRALKEASLVMIDNPMALQLRYLQSLNTISAEKNSTIIFPFPMDFLKTFLGVPGPSNPSLPI, from the exons ATGCGCGTGACGCTGCACTTCTCTCGCCACATGGATTTCGGTTGCTACGACAAGAACTCTGGCGAAGTGGAGTGCTACCTCGAAATac ATTGTGATACGGGTACTTCTTGCGCAATCACGATACAAATGC CCAACCCGGAGGCGGTGGGCTGCGTGGAGCGGTTCGCGACCTTCATGTCTCTGCTCCTGGTCATCATCACATTCCCGTTCTCGCTGTTTGAGTGTTTTAAG GTGGTGCAGGAGTTTGAACGAGCCGTGATATTCAGGCTCGGCCGATTGAGAAAAGGCGGCGCGAGAGGCCCCGGATTATTTTTTGTGCTGCCATGTATAGACACCTATAGGAAGGTGGACTTAAGAACTGTGTCTTTTGATGTGCCACCTCAAGAA GTTTTAACGAGAGACTCCGTGACAGTAGCTGTAGACGCCGTAGTGTACTACAGGATAAAGGAGCCTTTGAACGCAGTAGTCCGGGTGGCGGACTACAG CGCATCCACAAGACTGTTGGCTGCGACGACGTTGCGCAATGTGCTGGGCATGCGCGACCTGGCGCAGCTGCTGTCCGACCGAGAAGCCATCAGCCACATGATGCAAGCAAATCTGGATGAGGCCACGGATCCCTGGGGTGTTGAGGTGGAGCGTGTGGAAAT CAAAGACGTGAGGCTACCAGTGCAACTGCAACGTGCAATGGCGGCCGAAGCCGAAGCAGATCGCGAGGCACGCGCCAAGATCATCGCGGCTGAAGGCGAGATCAAAGCCTCCAGGGCACTGAAAGAGGCCTCACTAGTCATGATTGATAACCCTATGGCCCTTCAG CTCCGGTATCTCCAGTCACTGAATACCATTTCAGCGGAGAAAAACTCTACAATAATATTTCCATTCCCAATGGATTTCCTGAAGACATTCTTAGGAGTTCCTGGTCCAAGCAATCCATCATTAcccatataa
- the LOC133519899 gene encoding band 7 protein AGAP004871-like isoform X2 encodes MRVTLHFSRHMDFGCYDKNSGEVECYLEIPNPEAVGCVERFATFMSLLLVIITFPFSLFECFKVVQEFERAVIFRLGRLRKGGARGPGLFFVLPCIDTYRKVDLRTVSFDVPPQEVLTRDSVTVAVDAVVYYRIKEPLNAVVRVADYSASTRLLAATTLRNVLGMRDLAQLLSDREAISHMMQANLDEATDPWGVEVERVEIKDVRLPVQLQRAMAAEAEADREARAKIIAAEGEIKASRALKEASLVMIDNPMALQLRYLQSLNTISAEKNSTIIFPFPMDFLKTFLGVPGPSNPSLPI; translated from the exons ATGCGCGTGACGCTGCACTTCTCTCGCCACATGGATTTCGGTTGCTACGACAAGAACTCTGGCGAAGTGGAGTGCTACCTCGAAATac CCAACCCGGAGGCGGTGGGCTGCGTGGAGCGGTTCGCGACCTTCATGTCTCTGCTCCTGGTCATCATCACATTCCCGTTCTCGCTGTTTGAGTGTTTTAAG GTGGTGCAGGAGTTTGAACGAGCCGTGATATTCAGGCTCGGCCGATTGAGAAAAGGCGGCGCGAGAGGCCCCGGATTATTTTTTGTGCTGCCATGTATAGACACCTATAGGAAGGTGGACTTAAGAACTGTGTCTTTTGATGTGCCACCTCAAGAA GTTTTAACGAGAGACTCCGTGACAGTAGCTGTAGACGCCGTAGTGTACTACAGGATAAAGGAGCCTTTGAACGCAGTAGTCCGGGTGGCGGACTACAG CGCATCCACAAGACTGTTGGCTGCGACGACGTTGCGCAATGTGCTGGGCATGCGCGACCTGGCGCAGCTGCTGTCCGACCGAGAAGCCATCAGCCACATGATGCAAGCAAATCTGGATGAGGCCACGGATCCCTGGGGTGTTGAGGTGGAGCGTGTGGAAAT CAAAGACGTGAGGCTACCAGTGCAACTGCAACGTGCAATGGCGGCCGAAGCCGAAGCAGATCGCGAGGCACGCGCCAAGATCATCGCGGCTGAAGGCGAGATCAAAGCCTCCAGGGCACTGAAAGAGGCCTCACTAGTCATGATTGATAACCCTATGGCCCTTCAG CTCCGGTATCTCCAGTCACTGAATACCATTTCAGCGGAGAAAAACTCTACAATAATATTTCCATTCCCAATGGATTTCCTGAAGACATTCTTAGGAGTTCCTGGTCCAAGCAATCCATCATTAcccatataa
- the LOC133519898 gene encoding stomatin-2-like — protein sequence MLTISVLRNIISKHSLTDVLALRESISLQVKTEVARAAAEWGVKIEQVEIKDIGLPVELQKAMAAEAEGRRIAKANIIASEGEVKTAEYLKEASNMMLQNPQIMLLRYLQTLNAVAAQQSTSILFPFPFQIPDVIFN from the exons ATGTTGACCATCTCTGTCTTAAGGAATATAATAAGTAAACATTCACTAACGGACGTACTTGCGCTTCGAGAGTCAATTAGTCTGCAGGTGAAGACTGAAGTGGCAAGAGCAGCAGCTGAGTGGGGCGTCAAAATAGAACAAGTtgaaat AAAAGACATTGGATTACCTGTGGAACTACAAAAAGCTATGGCAGCTGAAGCTGAAGGAAGGCGAATTGCGAAAGCAAACATTATTGCTTCTGAGGGGGAAGTAAAAACCGCTGAATACTTAAAAGAGGCGTCAAATATGATGCTGCAAAACCCTCAAATCATGCTG CTAAGATATCTGCAAACACTTAATGCAGTCGCAGCGCAGCAATCGACTTCTATACTTTTTCCGTTCCCTTTTCAAATCCCCGACGTGATTTTCAATTAG
- the LOC133519899 gene encoding band 7 protein AGAP004871-like isoform X4 — MPETNPEAVGCVERFATFMSLLLVIITFPFSLFECFKVVQEFERAVIFRLGRLRKGGARGPGLFFVLPCIDTYRKVDLRTVSFDVPPQEVLTRDSVTVAVDAVVYYRIKEPLNAVVRVADYSASTRLLAATTLRNVLGMRDLAQLLSDREAISHMMQANLDEATDPWGVEVERVEIKDVRLPVQLQRAMAAEAEADREARAKIIAAEGEIKASRALKEASLVMIDNPMALQLRYLQSLNTISAEKNSTIIFPFPMDFLKTFLGVPGPSNPSLPI; from the exons ATGCCTGAAA CCAACCCGGAGGCGGTGGGCTGCGTGGAGCGGTTCGCGACCTTCATGTCTCTGCTCCTGGTCATCATCACATTCCCGTTCTCGCTGTTTGAGTGTTTTAAG GTGGTGCAGGAGTTTGAACGAGCCGTGATATTCAGGCTCGGCCGATTGAGAAAAGGCGGCGCGAGAGGCCCCGGATTATTTTTTGTGCTGCCATGTATAGACACCTATAGGAAGGTGGACTTAAGAACTGTGTCTTTTGATGTGCCACCTCAAGAA GTTTTAACGAGAGACTCCGTGACAGTAGCTGTAGACGCCGTAGTGTACTACAGGATAAAGGAGCCTTTGAACGCAGTAGTCCGGGTGGCGGACTACAG CGCATCCACAAGACTGTTGGCTGCGACGACGTTGCGCAATGTGCTGGGCATGCGCGACCTGGCGCAGCTGCTGTCCGACCGAGAAGCCATCAGCCACATGATGCAAGCAAATCTGGATGAGGCCACGGATCCCTGGGGTGTTGAGGTGGAGCGTGTGGAAAT CAAAGACGTGAGGCTACCAGTGCAACTGCAACGTGCAATGGCGGCCGAAGCCGAAGCAGATCGCGAGGCACGCGCCAAGATCATCGCGGCTGAAGGCGAGATCAAAGCCTCCAGGGCACTGAAAGAGGCCTCACTAGTCATGATTGATAACCCTATGGCCCTTCAG CTCCGGTATCTCCAGTCACTGAATACCATTTCAGCGGAGAAAAACTCTACAATAATATTTCCATTCCCAATGGATTTCCTGAAGACATTCTTAGGAGTTCCTGGTCCAAGCAATCCATCATTAcccatataa